From a single Herbiconiux sp. SALV-R1 genomic region:
- a CDS encoding TIGR03943 family protein yields MRDRLLSRWRGIALSLIGVVAIVWLAATGQLGLYIHPRYFEFTVVMAVLAGVVVIAAFAVVPSGRADARGHDDGHGHGDGHGDSHEGGEHGHAHPSSRSLEPASSPAPSPSESSRRRRGLDLVWAAAGVLVIVDTVVALLVVPPSTLTTATVDQRDLNASAAVTDTGATENLVGSDTASFTVKDWASLLRQGAGEDYFAGKSATLTGFVTPDQSDPENVFYIARFIVTCCAVDAQPVGVPVYLPDWQNSYAVDSWVTASGGFESNPSTTSTQTIAFVPAEIEAVAQPAQPYLG; encoded by the coding sequence TTGCGTGACCGACTGCTCTCCCGCTGGCGCGGCATCGCGCTCAGCCTCATCGGCGTGGTGGCCATCGTCTGGCTCGCCGCGACCGGTCAGCTGGGGCTCTACATCCACCCGCGGTACTTCGAGTTCACGGTGGTGATGGCGGTGCTCGCGGGGGTCGTGGTGATCGCCGCGTTCGCCGTCGTGCCGTCGGGGAGAGCGGATGCGCGGGGTCACGACGATGGGCATGGTCACGGAGACGGTCACGGTGACTCGCACGAGGGCGGGGAGCACGGTCACGCGCATCCGTCGTCGCGCTCGCTCGAGCCCGCGTCCTCGCCCGCGCCATCGCCCTCTGAGTCCTCGCGCCGGCGCCGCGGTCTCGACCTCGTGTGGGCCGCCGCAGGTGTGCTCGTGATCGTGGACACCGTGGTGGCACTGCTCGTGGTGCCGCCCTCGACCCTCACCACGGCGACCGTCGACCAGCGCGACCTCAACGCCTCCGCCGCGGTCACCGACACCGGCGCCACCGAGAACCTCGTGGGCAGCGACACCGCCTCCTTCACCGTGAAGGACTGGGCGTCGCTGCTGCGCCAGGGCGCCGGCGAAGACTACTTCGCGGGCAAGAGCGCGACCCTCACCGGCTTCGTCACGCCCGACCAGAGCGACCCCGAGAACGTGTTCTACATCGCCCGGTTCATCGTCACCTGCTGCGCCGTCGACGCCCAGCCCGTCGGGGTTCCGGTCTACCTGCCCGACTGGCAGAACAGCTACGCCGTCGACTCGTGGGTGACCGCGAGCGGCGGGTTCGAGTCGAACCCCAGCACCACGAGCACGCAGACCATCGCGTTCGTGCCCGCCGAGATCGAGGCGGTCGCGCAGCCCGCGCAGCCGTACCTGGGCTGA
- a CDS encoding permease: MTSDLLTPRQAPPARRLAVRGLVVGAALVLALLVLRSVTAGWGPDALPDRLRDFVTLSTSVVIESLPFVFLGILISIVVRFWVPDHVIHRIMPRNPALRRVTISLLGVLLPVCECGNVPLARGFMMKGFSVPEAMTFLLAAPILNPVTIVTTYQAFGWDDGILLGRIVGGFVIANLVGWLFSRHPQPELLLTPAFDAACRVGDDHGHDHEATGRQRTRLRRGVVAFAEETSTMLPALIVGSAIAGAIQVGVSRDVLTVLGGNPVWSVLALMILAFVIAICSNVDAFFILAFGSTFLPGGIVAFLVFGAMVDVKMITLMRTTFTTAALVRLVAVVGLASLALGFGVNLLA; encoded by the coding sequence GTGACGAGCGACCTGCTGACGCCACGACAGGCCCCGCCCGCCCGCCGCCTCGCGGTGCGCGGTCTCGTCGTGGGCGCCGCGCTCGTGCTCGCCCTGCTGGTGCTGCGCTCGGTCACGGCGGGCTGGGGCCCCGACGCGCTGCCCGACCGGCTGCGCGACTTCGTCACGCTCTCCACGAGCGTCGTCATCGAGTCGCTGCCGTTCGTCTTCCTCGGCATCCTCATCTCGATCGTCGTGCGGTTCTGGGTGCCCGACCACGTCATCCACCGCATCATGCCCCGCAACCCCGCGCTCCGGCGGGTCACCATCTCGCTGCTCGGCGTGCTGCTGCCGGTGTGCGAGTGCGGCAACGTGCCGCTCGCCCGCGGCTTCATGATGAAGGGGTTCAGCGTTCCCGAGGCGATGACGTTCCTCCTCGCCGCGCCGATCCTCAACCCGGTCACCATCGTCACGACGTATCAGGCCTTCGGGTGGGACGACGGCATCCTCCTCGGCCGCATCGTGGGCGGCTTCGTCATCGCCAACCTCGTCGGCTGGCTGTTCAGCCGGCACCCGCAGCCCGAGCTGCTGCTCACGCCCGCCTTCGACGCCGCCTGCCGGGTCGGCGACGACCACGGGCACGACCACGAGGCGACGGGCCGGCAGCGCACCCGGCTGCGGCGCGGGGTCGTCGCCTTCGCCGAAGAGACCTCCACCATGCTCCCGGCGCTCATCGTGGGTTCGGCCATCGCGGGCGCCATCCAGGTGGGGGTGTCGCGCGACGTGCTCACGGTGCTCGGCGGCAACCCCGTCTGGTCGGTGCTGGCGCTCATGATCCTCGCCTTCGTCATCGCCATCTGCTCCAACGTCGACGCCTTCTTCATCCTCGCCTTCGGGTCGACCTTCCTTCCGGGCGGCATCGTCGCGTTCCTCGTCTTCGGCGCCATGGTCGACGTGAAGATGATCACGCTCATGCGCACCACCTTCACCACGGCAGCCCTGGTGCGGCTGGTCGCCGTGGTGGGCCTGGCCTCCCTCGCTCTCGGATTCGGGGTGAACCTCCTTGCGTGA
- a CDS encoding dienelactone hydrolase family protein, which yields MTTASAAPTATLDGWTRSTFSAAGLTHDRYEKGSGPGVVLIPELPGLTPQVLGLAEHLVSEGFTVVVPSPFGTPEREQTGGYLLRTVGRLCVSAEFRAFAVNAKRPITTYLRAVAADLAGRAPGGKVGVIGMCFTGGFALAAAVDASVAASVVSQPAAPFPISPARRADPGFSEEEMDAVVARSRDDGFCALGLRFSADRNSPRERFDTIARRLGDAFEVIELDSSPGNPGGFSRSAHSVLTSEVRETPGHPALEARARVVRFLRERLSAS from the coding sequence GTGACCACCGCATCCGCCGCCCCCACCGCCACCCTCGACGGGTGGACCCGGTCGACCTTCAGCGCCGCCGGCCTCACGCACGACCGCTACGAGAAGGGGTCGGGCCCCGGCGTGGTGCTCATTCCCGAGCTGCCCGGCCTCACCCCGCAGGTGCTGGGGCTCGCCGAGCATCTCGTCTCCGAGGGCTTCACCGTGGTCGTGCCCTCCCCGTTCGGCACCCCCGAGCGCGAGCAGACCGGCGGGTACCTGCTGCGCACGGTGGGGCGCCTCTGCGTGAGCGCCGAGTTCAGGGCCTTCGCCGTCAACGCGAAGCGCCCGATCACGACCTACCTGCGGGCGGTCGCCGCCGACCTCGCCGGGCGCGCACCGGGCGGGAAGGTGGGGGTGATCGGCATGTGCTTCACCGGGGGCTTCGCCCTCGCCGCGGCTGTCGACGCGTCTGTCGCCGCCTCGGTGGTGAGTCAGCCCGCGGCGCCCTTCCCGATCAGCCCGGCCCGCCGGGCCGACCCCGGGTTCTCGGAGGAGGAGATGGATGCGGTGGTCGCGCGCAGCCGCGACGACGGGTTCTGCGCGCTCGGGCTGCGATTCTCGGCCGACCGCAACTCGCCGCGCGAGCGCTTCGACACGATCGCGCGCCGGCTGGGCGACGCGTTCGAGGTGATCGAGCTCGACTCCTCGCCGGGCAACCCCGGCGGTTTCTCGCGGTCGGCCCACTCCGTGCTCACGAGCGAGGTGCGGGAGACGCCCGGGCACCCCGCGCTCGAGGCGCGCGCCCGGGTCGTGAGGTTCTTGCGGGAGCGGCTCAGCGCATCCTGA
- the dgt gene encoding dGTP triphosphohydrolase: MSTTPSDDARLQRRQPEALDEIQLADHNPDYRIDLERVRFSPYFSRLSAVTQVISQAGASPLIHNRLTHSLKVTAVARAIAVAVDDKLVGTTPALSAATSPGGCDAVVVQAAASAHDLGHPPFGHLGENVLNRIARDTLGLKDGFEGNAQTYRILAVLDVCDGAEEGLNLTAAVRNATAKYPWTPAMEGLGLEGADATTELPRGIRLVDGKPVARKYSAYFLEHDDLLEARAAAPNLAPYEQSLECSAMDIADDIAYSIHDVDDFYRAGILSQVAVSREFTGWVTNASALRRLDAPELEVEGIRNHAGEGLEALRRRMHRDDPWIADDDAFAAAVQVVSEDLVEGLLSTVFDGSIAAERRLSTFTSRWIAHFERSIVAAPPDTPRTGIITLDRRAWHEVKVLKFVHKHFILNRPDIAMYQRGLSRVLVSLVEAFTEWLGDDHDRKRVPRRLVEMVDLATHGYQRLAAERPYLLDDTAPSALRRLGRGRGVIDYVASLSDGQAIAVAEALNGRTDRLWDIGQSL; the protein is encoded by the coding sequence ATGAGCACCACCCCCAGCGACGACGCCCGCCTGCAGCGCCGGCAACCCGAGGCCCTCGACGAGATCCAGCTCGCCGACCACAACCCCGACTACCGCATCGACCTCGAACGGGTGCGGTTCTCGCCGTACTTCTCGCGACTCTCCGCCGTCACGCAGGTCATCTCGCAGGCCGGCGCGAGCCCGCTCATCCACAACCGCCTCACCCACTCGCTCAAGGTCACCGCCGTGGCGAGGGCGATCGCCGTCGCCGTCGACGACAAGCTCGTGGGCACCACCCCGGCCCTCTCGGCGGCGACCTCGCCGGGCGGGTGCGACGCCGTGGTGGTGCAGGCGGCGGCGAGTGCGCACGACCTCGGGCACCCGCCGTTCGGCCACCTCGGCGAGAACGTGCTCAACCGCATCGCCCGCGACACCCTGGGCCTCAAGGACGGCTTCGAGGGCAACGCGCAGACCTACCGCATCCTCGCCGTGCTCGACGTGTGCGACGGCGCCGAGGAGGGGCTCAACCTCACCGCCGCCGTGCGCAACGCCACCGCGAAGTACCCGTGGACGCCCGCGATGGAGGGTCTCGGCCTCGAGGGCGCCGACGCCACCACCGAGCTCCCGCGCGGCATCAGGCTGGTCGACGGCAAGCCTGTCGCACGCAAGTACTCCGCCTACTTCCTCGAGCACGACGACCTGCTCGAGGCCAGGGCGGCCGCGCCGAACCTCGCGCCGTACGAGCAGTCGCTCGAGTGCTCGGCGATGGACATCGCCGACGACATCGCCTACTCCATCCACGACGTCGACGACTTCTATCGGGCCGGCATCCTGAGCCAGGTCGCGGTCTCCCGGGAGTTCACCGGGTGGGTGACCAACGCATCCGCTCTTCGTCGCCTCGACGCGCCGGAGCTCGAGGTGGAGGGCATCCGCAACCACGCCGGGGAGGGGCTCGAGGCCCTGCGCCGGCGCATGCACCGCGACGACCCGTGGATCGCCGACGACGACGCCTTCGCCGCCGCGGTGCAGGTGGTGTCGGAAGACCTGGTGGAGGGGCTGCTCTCCACCGTGTTCGACGGGTCGATCGCCGCCGAGCGCCGCCTCTCCACCTTCACCAGCCGGTGGATCGCCCACTTCGAGCGCTCCATCGTCGCCGCCCCGCCCGACACGCCCCGCACGGGCATCATCACCCTCGACCGCCGCGCCTGGCACGAGGTGAAGGTGCTCAAGTTCGTGCACAAGCACTTCATCCTCAACCGGCCCGACATCGCCATGTACCAGCGCGGGCTGAGCCGGGTGCTGGTGTCGCTCGTCGAGGCGTTCACCGAGTGGCTGGGCGACGACCACGACCGCAAGCGAGTGCCGCGACGGCTGGTCGAGATGGTCGATCTCGCCACCCACGGCTACCAGCGGCTCGCCGCCGAGCGGCCGTACCTCCTCGACGACACCGCACCGAGCGCGCTCCGCAGGCTCGGCCGCGGCCGGGGCGTGATCGACTACGTCGCGTCGCTCTCCGACGGCCAGGCCATCGCCGTCGCCGAGGCCCTGAACGGTCGCACCGACCGGCTCTGGGACATCGGGCAGAGCCTCTGA
- a CDS encoding LysR family transcriptional regulator, with product MDITDLRHFLAVADETHYSRAANAQHVSKATVHASVARLQEELGEVLVDVDEEGEITLTEAGVALRNRARTIVAKAPDPVAAKKAGGKAKASKGKGRAPVVKGEPKPYKKRQGR from the coding sequence ATGGACATCACCGACCTCCGCCACTTCCTCGCGGTCGCCGACGAGACGCACTACTCCCGCGCCGCGAACGCGCAGCATGTGTCGAAGGCGACGGTGCACGCATCCGTCGCCCGGTTGCAGGAGGAGCTCGGCGAGGTGCTGGTCGACGTCGACGAGGAGGGCGAGATCACGCTCACCGAGGCCGGGGTCGCGCTGCGCAACCGCGCCAGGACGATCGTGGCGAAAGCCCCAGACCCCGTCGCCGCGAAGAAGGCCGGGGGCAAGGCGAAGGCCTCGAAGGGCAAGGGGCGCGCCCCGGTGGTGAAGGGCGAGCCGAAGCCCTACAAGAAGCGGCAGGGGCGCTGA
- a CDS encoding Pr6Pr family membrane protein, whose amino-acid sequence MIPSPPARASVPRRITGIARVLAGLGLAVTLGVQIGDRVANRAFDPWEYFSYFTIQTSLFEVVVLLVGGVLALRLARDPVGFTAVRMAVLSYAVVTGGVYNLLLRSIPSTDSFVALSWPNEVVHVWVPLLLLVDWFLAPGRPALPWRSLWLVPVYPVAWAGYTFVRAAASGGEIYPYPFLDPATDGWPSVFAYIIALTLVLVGLGALAVLSSRVGVRRREAREAREAREAGDAPGASRAAR is encoded by the coding sequence ATGATCCCCTCTCCGCCCGCCCGCGCATCCGTTCCCCGTCGCATCACGGGCATCGCCCGCGTTCTCGCCGGCCTCGGCCTCGCCGTGACCCTCGGCGTGCAGATCGGCGACCGGGTCGCGAACCGGGCCTTCGACCCGTGGGAGTACTTCAGCTACTTCACCATCCAGACCAGCCTGTTCGAGGTGGTCGTGCTGCTCGTCGGCGGTGTGCTCGCACTGCGGCTGGCCCGCGACCCGGTCGGGTTCACCGCGGTACGGATGGCGGTGCTGAGCTACGCCGTCGTCACCGGCGGCGTCTACAACCTGCTGCTGCGATCGATCCCGTCGACCGACTCGTTCGTCGCCCTGTCGTGGCCGAACGAGGTGGTGCACGTCTGGGTGCCGCTGCTGCTCCTCGTCGACTGGTTCCTCGCCCCCGGGCGGCCGGCCCTGCCGTGGCGGTCGCTCTGGCTGGTGCCGGTCTACCCGGTGGCCTGGGCGGGCTACACCTTCGTGCGGGCCGCGGCCAGCGGCGGGGAGATCTACCCGTACCCCTTCCTCGACCCCGCCACCGACGGGTGGCCGAGCGTCTTCGCGTACATCATCGCGCTCACGCTGGTGCTCGTGGGGCTGGGCGCGCTCGCCGTGCTCTCGTCGCGGGTCGGGGTCAGGCGGCGCGAAGCGCGTGAGGCCCGTGAAGCGCGTGAGGCCGGCGACGCCCCCGGGGCCTCGCGAGCCGCTCGCTGA
- a CDS encoding twin-arginine translocase TatA/TatE family subunit, which produces MGVLQNLTGWHALILLAVVALFFGATRLPALAKSAGRSLHLFRKELHEPEEQRAESER; this is translated from the coding sequence GTGGGAGTGCTGCAGAACCTCACGGGCTGGCACGCCCTCATCCTGCTGGCCGTGGTCGCGCTGTTCTTCGGCGCCACCCGGCTGCCGGCCCTGGCGAAGAGTGCCGGGCGCTCGCTCCACCTGTTCCGCAAGGAGCTCCACGAACCCGAGGAGCAGCGAGCGGAATCGGAGCGGTAG
- a CDS encoding intradiol ring-cleavage dioxygenase, translated as MSRIPEPDSTPEGPAYEGRLLDRADEEVVDQGAPFDIRTLLTRRNVLSLFGLGLGAVALAACTTDSGTPVSSAAGTATSSAGGAGSSTGSATGSSSLPAGEIPDETAGPYPGDGSNGVDVLEQSGIVRSDIRSSLDGGTTASGVPMALTLTVLDQANGDVPFENVAVYVWHCDAAGGYSMYSDGIENETYLRGVQVADADGRVSYSSIFPACYSGRWPHIHFEVYPDVGSITDSANAIATSQVALPQNVCETVYALSGYEGSSANLAQVSLDSDNVFGDDGGALQLATVTGDASSGYQVALTVRVDTGTTPTAGSAPSGGGAGGAGTGGGAGGAGTGGGTPPSGGGPGAPGQG; from the coding sequence ATGAGCCGCATCCCCGAACCCGACTCCACACCCGAGGGGCCCGCCTACGAGGGGCGCCTGCTCGACCGCGCCGACGAGGAGGTGGTCGACCAGGGCGCCCCCTTCGACATCCGCACCCTGCTCACCCGCCGCAACGTGCTCAGCCTGTTCGGCCTGGGTCTCGGCGCGGTCGCGCTCGCCGCGTGCACCACCGACTCGGGCACGCCCGTGTCGAGCGCGGCCGGCACCGCCACCTCCTCGGCCGGCGGCGCGGGCTCGTCGACGGGGTCGGCGACCGGGTCCTCGAGCCTGCCCGCGGGCGAGATCCCCGACGAGACGGCGGGTCCCTACCCGGGCGACGGCTCGAACGGCGTCGACGTGCTCGAGCAGTCGGGCATCGTGCGCAGCGACATCCGCTCGAGTCTCGACGGCGGCACCACGGCGAGCGGTGTGCCGATGGCGCTCACGCTCACCGTGCTCGACCAGGCGAACGGCGACGTGCCGTTCGAGAACGTCGCCGTCTACGTCTGGCACTGCGACGCCGCGGGCGGCTACTCGATGTACTCCGACGGCATCGAGAACGAGACCTACCTGCGTGGCGTCCAGGTGGCGGATGCGGACGGCCGGGTGAGCTACAGTTCCATCTTCCCGGCCTGCTACTCCGGGCGCTGGCCGCACATCCACTTCGAGGTCTACCCCGACGTGGGCTCGATCACCGACTCCGCGAACGCCATCGCGACCTCGCAGGTGGCCCTCCCGCAGAATGTCTGCGAGACGGTCTACGCGCTGAGCGGCTACGAGGGCTCGAGCGCGAACCTCGCGCAGGTGAGCCTCGACAGCGACAACGTGTTCGGCGACGACGGCGGTGCCCTTCAGCTGGCCACGGTGACGGGCGACGCGAGCTCGGGGTACCAGGTGGCGCTGACGGTGCGCGTCGACACGGGCACGACCCCGACGGCGGGCTCCGCGCCCTCCGGTGGCGGCGCGGGCGGAGCGGGCACCGGCGGCGGCGCGGGCGGAGCGGGCACGGGCGGCGGCACCCCGCCGAGCGGCGGCGGCCCCGGCGCGCCAGGGCAGGGCTGA
- a CDS encoding ATP-binding cassette domain-containing protein, whose translation MSSPHQSSPSAAAAITLRELTFEWPDGSVALDGLSGTFGHGRTALIGDNGTGKSTLLKLVAGLLQPSSGSIVTTGEVGYLPQTLTLDGDATIARLLGIAPVVTALRAIEAGDVAQHHFDAVGDDWDVEARAVEALARLDLAWMRDGTPAGVAPSSAVLDRTVGALSGGEAMLVAIAGLRLRELPITLLDEPTNNLDREGRARVGALVDDWPGALVVVSHDLELLERVDATAELHGGHLTTFGGAYSAWRENLDREQSAAAQAARAAEQTLRAEKRQRVEAETKLARRARTARQAQLGGGIPRILAGGLANRAQASAGALRSGHDSRIDTAQAAVDRADARVREVQHIRLDLPDPAVPRGRRIAELRGSDGIVVHLQGPERIALVGANGVGKTTLLLDLLSSRPADPAAPTSGSRPADPAAPTLGGRPADPAAGAPGSRPADPAEGAPPSPPRASGVLATDRVGYLSQRLDDLDPAASALEEVQRAAPGVPPARIRDQLARLLLRGAAVDRPLASLSGGERFRVALARLLLADPPLQLLVLDEPTNNLDLSSVDQLVEALAAYRGALLVVSHDDAFLRRLAPDTTLELTRDGRLVRADEGAGHTGESLELPS comes from the coding sequence ATGTCATCGCCACACCAGTCCTCCCCGTCGGCCGCGGCCGCCATCACCCTCCGCGAACTCACCTTCGAGTGGCCCGACGGCTCCGTCGCGCTCGACGGGCTCTCGGGCACCTTCGGCCACGGTCGCACCGCCCTCATCGGCGACAACGGCACGGGCAAGTCGACCCTGCTGAAGCTCGTCGCGGGCCTCCTGCAGCCGAGCTCGGGCTCGATCGTCACCACCGGCGAGGTGGGCTATCTGCCCCAGACCCTCACCCTCGACGGCGACGCGACCATCGCGCGCCTGCTCGGCATCGCCCCCGTCGTCACCGCCCTCAGGGCCATCGAGGCCGGCGACGTCGCCCAACACCACTTCGACGCCGTCGGCGACGACTGGGACGTCGAGGCCAGGGCCGTCGAAGCCCTGGCCCGCCTCGATCTCGCCTGGATGCGCGACGGCACCCCAGCCGGGGTCGCACCCTCGTCCGCCGTGCTCGACCGCACCGTCGGCGCCCTCTCCGGGGGCGAGGCGATGCTCGTCGCGATAGCCGGCCTCCGGCTGCGGGAGCTGCCGATCACGCTCCTCGACGAGCCCACCAACAACCTCGACCGCGAGGGGAGGGCCCGCGTGGGCGCCCTGGTCGACGACTGGCCGGGCGCCCTCGTCGTGGTGAGTCACGACCTCGAGCTGCTCGAGCGCGTCGACGCCACGGCCGAGCTGCACGGCGGCCACCTTACCACCTTCGGCGGCGCCTACAGCGCCTGGCGCGAGAACCTCGACCGCGAGCAGAGCGCCGCGGCCCAGGCGGCCCGTGCGGCCGAGCAGACACTCAGGGCCGAGAAGCGTCAGCGCGTCGAGGCCGAGACGAAGCTGGCCCGCCGCGCCCGCACCGCGCGGCAGGCGCAGCTCGGTGGCGGCATCCCGCGCATTCTGGCGGGCGGCCTCGCGAACCGGGCGCAGGCCTCGGCGGGGGCGCTCCGCTCGGGCCACGACAGCCGGATCGACACCGCCCAGGCCGCCGTCGACAGAGCGGATGCGCGGGTGCGCGAGGTGCAGCACATCCGCCTCGATCTTCCCGACCCTGCCGTGCCGCGCGGCCGCCGCATCGCCGAACTGCGCGGCTCCGACGGCATCGTCGTGCACCTACAGGGCCCGGAGCGCATCGCCCTCGTCGGCGCGAACGGCGTCGGCAAGACCACCCTCCTGCTCGACCTGCTCAGCAGCCGCCCCGCCGACCCCGCGGCGCCCACCTCAGGCAGCCGCCCCGCCGACCCCGCGGCGCCCACCCTAGGCGGCCGCCCAGCCGATCCAGCCGCCGGCGCTCCAGGCAGCCGCCCCGCCGACCCGGCCGAAGGCGCCCCGCCGAGCCCGCCCCGCGCATCCGGCGTGCTCGCGACCGACCGGGTCGGCTACCTGTCGCAGCGGCTCGACGACCTCGACCCCGCCGCCAGCGCGCTCGAGGAGGTGCAGCGGGCGGCTCCGGGCGTGCCGCCGGCGCGCATCCGCGACCAGCTCGCCCGCCTGTTGCTGCGCGGAGCCGCCGTCGACCGACCCCTCGCCTCGCTCTCGGGCGGCGAGCGGTTCAGGGTGGCGCTCGCCCGCCTGCTGCTCGCCGACCCGCCGCTGCAGCTGCTCGTGCTCGACGAGCCGACGAACAACCTCGACCTGTCGAGCGTCGATCAGCTCGTCGAGGCGCTCGCCGCCTACCGGGGTGCGCTGCTCGTGGTGAGCCACGACGACGCCTTCCTGCGCCGGCTCGCCCCCGACACCACCCTCGAGCTCACCCGCGACGGTCGCCTGGTGAGGGCCGACGAGGGCGCGGGGCACACCGGCGAGAGCCTGGAGCTGCCCTCATAG
- a CDS encoding MFS transporter produces the protein MRRPDTDMARLRSHTTRRPSRSRAVLSARSVERRFLLLTTTRWLPVGLVFGLTVLLPLERGLSLAEVGVLLSVQGFVVLALELPTGGLADALGRRPLLVASGAVAVLSSALFLVADSFWMFAVALAGQGVFRALDSGPLEAWYVDSLHAADPSAPVERGLSRAATVLGVAIAGGALAGGGLVAWAPWGASVSALVLPYLVATTLTAAHAVLIALLVSEPTRGGDGAGGNADAITGARRATARSALRSLGRGVREVPRSVAAGGRLLATSPVLRALVLVEVFWSIAMIAFETLTPVSLAGMLGSEASAGAVFGPAAAAAWALFAAGSALAGLAARRVGVAWTAIAARILNGAFVVVMGLVAGPLGLVAAFWLAYLTHGAAGPMHATLLHREAGPQNRAVVLSINSMVAGGAYSLGLLALAPLADAVGTGPVFVAAGLVSMVGAALYLPALGRERRMRGQSDAHSSPVVQMADDRE, from the coding sequence ATGCGACGGCCTGACACCGACATGGCCCGCCTCCGCTCGCACACCACCCGACGCCCGTCGCGGTCGCGCGCCGTCCTCTCGGCCCGCAGCGTCGAGCGCCGGTTCCTCCTGCTCACCACCACGCGCTGGTTGCCTGTCGGCCTCGTGTTCGGTCTCACCGTGCTGCTGCCCCTCGAGCGCGGGCTCTCCCTCGCCGAGGTGGGGGTGCTGCTCTCGGTGCAGGGTTTCGTCGTGCTCGCCCTCGAGCTGCCCACGGGCGGGCTGGCGGATGCGCTGGGTCGCCGCCCCCTGCTGGTCGCCTCCGGCGCGGTGGCGGTGCTGTCGAGCGCGCTGTTCCTGGTCGCCGACTCGTTCTGGATGTTCGCGGTGGCGCTCGCCGGCCAGGGCGTCTTCCGTGCCCTCGACTCAGGACCGCTCGAGGCCTGGTACGTCGACTCCTTGCACGCGGCCGACCCCTCCGCCCCGGTCGAACGCGGGCTCAGCCGTGCGGCGACGGTGCTCGGCGTCGCGATCGCCGGGGGAGCGCTGGCCGGCGGCGGGTTGGTGGCGTGGGCGCCGTGGGGTGCATCCGTATCGGCACTCGTGCTGCCGTACCTCGTGGCGACGACGCTCACCGCCGCCCACGCGGTGCTCATCGCGCTGCTCGTCTCCGAGCCGACGCGCGGTGGCGACGGCGCCGGCGGCAATGCCGACGCCATCACCGGTGCCCGCCGGGCGACCGCGCGCTCGGCCCTCCGCTCCCTGGGCCGCGGGGTGCGCGAGGTGCCCCGCTCGGTGGCGGCGGGCGGGCGCCTGCTGGCCACCTCACCCGTGCTCCGTGCCCTCGTGCTGGTGGAGGTGTTCTGGAGCATCGCGATGATCGCCTTCGAGACGCTCACCCCCGTGAGCCTCGCCGGGATGCTCGGCAGCGAGGCCTCCGCCGGCGCGGTCTTCGGCCCGGCTGCGGCAGCCGCCTGGGCGCTCTTCGCGGCGGGTTCCGCGCTCGCCGGTCTCGCCGCCCGCCGCGTCGGAGTGGCTTGGACGGCGATCGCCGCGCGCATCCTGAACGGCGCCTTCGTCGTGGTGATGGGGCTGGTCGCGGGCCCGCTGGGCCTCGTCGCCGCGTTCTGGCTCGCTTACCTCACCCACGGTGCCGCAGGTCCCATGCACGCCACCCTCCTGCACCGCGAGGCCGGACCGCAGAACCGCGCCGTCGTGCTCTCGATCAACTCGATGGTCGCGGGCGGCGCCTACAGCCTCGGGCTGCTCGCGCTCGCCCCGCTCGCCGACGCCGTCGGCACCGGGCCGGTGTTCGTGGCCGCGGGCCTCGTGAGCATGGTCGGCGCCGCGCTCTACCTCCCTGCCCTCGGGCGGGAACGACGGATGCGCGGGCAGAGCGATGCGCACTCGTCACCGGTCGTTCAGATGGCCGACGACCGGGAGTGA
- a CDS encoding helix-turn-helix transcriptional regulator, translated as MDDYTGIELDARAVKVLAHPLRSRILGRLRVAGPATATELAGQLETNTGATSYHLRALEEVGLVVDTGEGAGRRRLWRAASDFHSWVNSGFADDENARTALGWLQRDYVRQFAARAERWLNVSEAWPAEWVDALGMSDSFVEVTAEQAVELRDELDAVLARFRQAGADHPEARRIHVTVQSSPLELTPPDATA; from the coding sequence ATGGACGACTACACCGGAATCGAGCTCGACGCCCGCGCTGTGAAGGTGCTCGCGCATCCGTTGCGCTCGCGCATCCTGGGTCGCCTGCGGGTGGCGGGGCCCGCCACGGCCACCGAACTGGCCGGCCAGCTCGAGACCAACACCGGCGCCACGAGCTACCACCTGCGCGCCCTGGAGGAGGTCGGGCTCGTCGTCGACACGGGCGAGGGCGCGGGCCGTCGGCGGCTCTGGCGGGCCGCGAGCGACTTCCACTCCTGGGTGAACTCCGGCTTCGCCGACGATGAGAACGCCCGCACCGCACTCGGCTGGCTGCAGCGCGACTACGTGCGTCAGTTCGCGGCCCGTGCCGAGCGCTGGCTCAACGTGAGCGAGGCCTGGCCCGCCGAGTGGGTCGACGCCCTCGGCATGAGCGACAGCTTCGTCGAGGTCACCGCCGAGCAGGCGGTCGAGCTGCGCGACGAGCTCGACGCGGTGCTCGCCCGGTTCAGGCAGGCCGGCGCCGATCACCCCGAGGCGCGGCGCATCCACGTGACGGTGCAGTCGAGCCCGCTCGAGCTCACGCCGCCCGATGCGACGGCCTGA